Proteins from a single region of Vanessa cardui chromosome 13, ilVanCard2.1, whole genome shotgun sequence:
- the LOC124534976 gene encoding uncharacterized PE-PGRS family protein PE_PGRS54-like encodes MKVAALLLVCAISLAQGNDIELNENGCPIDHKIEKLYPHENCNKFYQCTHGDLVEKKCASNLFFDVEKQECDWSETVDCGDRVVPDENEDEDCDENESENNDNNGSCNCNPAEAPNICAREGSDGVLIAHENCNQFYKCFNGKPVTISCAGNLLYNPHKRICDWPENVDCGDRIITECDENDNGGGDSGGGGGDGEAGDGDSDDNNGTCNCNPGEAPSICGQDGSDGVLIAHENCNQFYKCFNGKPVTLNCPGNLLYNPHKRLCDWPENVDCGDRVIPECDDNDNGSGGGGGGGGGGGGGSGGGGGGGGGGGGSGGGGGGGSDNNNGTCNCNPGEAPSICGQDGSDGVLIAHENCNQFYKCFNGKPVTMDCPGNLLYNPHKRLCDWPENVDCGDRVIPECDDNDNGSGGGGGGGGGGGGGGGGGGGGGGGGGGGGGGGGGGSGGGGGGGSDNNNGTCNCNPGEAPSICGQDGSDGVLIAHENCNQFYKCFNGKPVTMDCPGNLLYNPHKRLCDWPENVDCGDRVIPECDDNDNGSGGGGGGSGGGGGGGGGGGGGGGSGGGGGDGSDNNNGTCNCNPGEAPSICGQDGSDGVLIAHENCNQFYKCFNGKPVTMDCPGNLLYNPHKRLCDWPENVDCGDRVIPECDDNDNGSGGGGGGGGGGGGGSGGGGGGGSDNNNGTCNCNPGEAPSICGQDGSDGVLIAHENCNQFYKCFNGKPVTMDCPGNLLYNPHKRLCDWPENVDCGDRVIPECDDDDNGAGGGGGGGGSGGGGGGGGGGGGGGGGEGGGGGSGGGGGGGSDNNNGTCNCNPGEAPSICGQDGSDGVLIAHENCNQFYKCFNGKPVTMDCPGNLLYNPHKRLCDWPENVDCGDRVIPECDDDDNGAGGGGGGGGGGGGGGGGSGGGGGGGGGGGGGGGGGGGGGGGGGGGGGGSGGGGGGGSDNNNGTCNCNPGEAPSICGQDGSDGVLIAHENCNQFYKCFNGKPVTMDCPGNLLYNPHKRLCDWPENVDCGDRVIPECDDNDNGSGGGGGGGGGGGGGSGGGGGGGSDNNNGTCNCNPGEAPSICGQDGSDGVLIAHENCNQFYKCFNGKPVTMDCPGNLLYNPHKRLCDWPENVDCGDRVIPECDDNDNGSGGGGGGGGGGGGGSGGGGGGGSDNNNGTCNCDPGEAPSICGQDGSDGVLIAHENCNQFYKCFNGKPVTMDCPGNLLYNPHKRLCDWPENVDCGDRVIPECDDDDNGAGGGGGGGGSGGGGGGGGGGGSGGGGGGAGDGGSDDNNGTCNCNPGEAPAICGQDGSDGVLIAHENCNQFYICSNGKPVTMDCPGNLLYNPHKRLCDWPENVDCGDRVIPECDDNDNGSGGGGGGGGGGGGGSGGGGGGGSDNNNGTCNCNPGEAPSICGQDGSDGVLIAHENCNQFYKCFNGKPVTMDCPGNLLYNPHKRLCDWPENVDCGDRVIPECDDNDNGAGGGGGGGGSGGGGGGGGGGGSGGGGGGAGDGGSDDNNGTCNCNPGEAPAICGQDGSDGVLIAHENCNQFYICSNGKPVTMDCPGNLLYNPHKRLCDWPENVDCGDRVIPECDDNDNGSGGGGGGGGGGGGGSGGGGGGGSDNNNGTCNCNPGEAPSICGQDDSDGVLIAHENCNQFYKCFNGKPVTMDCPGNLLYNPHKRLCDWPENVDCGDRVIPECDDNDNGSGGGGGGGGGGGGGGGGGGGGGGSGGGGGGGSDNNNGTCNCNPGEAPSICGQDGSDGVLIAHENCNQFYKCFNGKPVTMDCPGNLLYNPHKRLCDWPENVDCGDRVIPECDDNDNGSGGGGGGGGGGGGGGGGGGGGGGGGGGGGSGGGGGGGSDNNNGTCNCNPGEAPSICGQDGSDGVLIAHENCNQFYKCFNGKPVTMDCPGNLLYNPHKRLCDWPENVDCGDRVIPECDDNDNGSGGGGGSGGGGGGGSDNNNGTCNCNPGEAPSICGQDGSDGVLIAHENCNQFYKCFNGKPVTLNCSGDLLYNPHKRLCDWPENVDCGDRVIPECDDNDNGAGDGGDGGGGGGDVGGDGGDSGAGDGGSDDNDGTCNCNPGEAPSICGQDGSEGVLVAHENCNKFYLCSNGKPVTMDCPGNLLYNPHKRLCDWPENVDCEDRVISECDDNDNDADDGVGGGGSGGDDGAGDGGSDENDGTCNCNPGEAPAICSQDGSDGVLVAHENCNQFYLCSNGNPVTQSCPGNLLYNPYRSVCDWPENVDCGDRVIPEVEENDNDNENGGGDAGGDGGNEGDNDGEDDNDGTCNCNPGEAPAICGQDGSDGILVAHENCTQFYLCSNGKPVSLSCPENLLYDPFKQICDWPENVNCGDRVIPDLIENDNNEDTCNCNPRVAKKICEGANSDGALIAHELCHQFYKCSFGSPIALSCPVGLYYNPYKEICDWPLNVECGDRIETLSVSLNKHLDAGRLRPIRF; translated from the exons atgaaag TCGCAGCCTTACTGCTGGTCTGCGCAATCAGTTTAGCTCAAGGAAACGATATTGAGCTAAATGAGAATGGCTGTCCGATAGACCACAAAATTGAAAAACTCTATCCACACGAAAATTGcaacaaattttatcaatgcACCCACGGAGATCTTGTCGAAAAAAAGTGTGCCTCGAACCTATTTTTTGATGTTGAAAAACAAGAATGTGATTGGTCTGAAACAGTAGATTGTGGTGATAGGGTTGTTCCAGACGAAAACGAAGATGAAGATTGTGATGAAAATGAAAGTGAGAATAATGACAACAATGGTAGTTGTAATTGCAACCCAGCCGAAGCGCCAAATATCTGTGCTCGCGAAGGTTCCGACGGAGTATTAATTGCTCACGAAAACTGCAATCAGTTCTACAAATGCTTCAATGGCAAACCAGTGACCATAAGTTGTGCTGGCAATCTTCTCTATAATCCCCACAAAAGAATATGTGATTGGCCCGAGAATGTTGATTGTGGAGACAGAATAATTACAGAATGTGATGAAAATGACAACGGTGGCGGTGATAGTGGTGGTGGTGGCGGAGATGGAGAAGCTGGTGATGGCGATAGTGATGACAATAATGGAACTTGCAACTGCAACCCCGGTGAAGCCCCTTCGATTTGCGGTCAGGATGGTTCCGACGGAGTTTTAATCGCACACGAAAACTGCAACCAATTCTACAAATGCTTCAATGGCAAACCCGTTACACTGAACTGTCCCGGAAATCTTCTCTACAACCCTCACAAGAGACTGTGTGACTGGCCCGAGAATGTTGATTGTGGAGACAGGGTAATTCCAGAATGTGATGACAATGATAACGGTTCCGGCGGAGGTGGCggaggcggcggaggcggcggagGCGGGAGTGGAGGAGGCggaggcggcggaggcggcggaggcggcAGTGGAGGAGGCGGAGGTGGCGGTAGTGATAACAATAATGGAACTTGCAACTGCAACCCCGGTGAAGCCCCTTCGATTTGCGGTCAGGATGGTTCTGACGGAGTTTTAATCGCACATGAAAACTGCAACCAATTCTACAAATGCTTCAATGGCAAACCCGTTACAATGGACTGCCCCGGCAACCTTCTCTACAACCCTCACAAGAGACTGTGTGACTGGCCCGAGAATGTTGATTGTGGAGACAGGGTAATTCCAGAATGTGATGACAATGATAACGGttccggcggcggcggcggaggcggcggaggtggcggaggcggcggaggcggcggaggcggcggaggcggcggaggcggcggaggcggcggaggcggcggaggcggcAGTGGAGGAGGCGGAGGTGGCGGTAGTGATAACAATAATGGAACTTGCAACTGCAACCCCGGTGAAGCCCCTTCGATTTGCGGTCAGGATGGTTCTGACGGAGTTTTAATCGCACATGAAAACTGCAACCAATTCTACAAATGCTTCAATGGCAAACCCGTTACAATGGACTGCCCCGGCAACCTTCTCTACAACCCTCACAAGAGACTGTGTGACTGGCCCGAGAATGTTGATTGTGGAGACAGGGTAATTCCAGAATGTGATGACAATGATAACGGttccggcggcggcggcggaggCAGCGGAGGCGGTggaggcggcggaggcggcggaggcggcggaggcggcAGTGGAGGAGGCGGAGGTGACGGTAGTGATAACAATAATGGAACTTGCAACTGCAACCCCGGTGAAGCCCCTTCGATTTGCGGTCAGGATGGTTCTGACGGAGTTTTAATCGCACATGAAAACTGCAACCAATTCTACAAATGCTTCAATGGCAAACCCGTTACAATGGACTGCCCCGGCAACCTTCTCTACAACCCTCACAAGAGACTGTGTGATTGGCCCGAGAATGTTGATTGTGGAGACAGGGTAATTCCAGAATGTGATGACAATGATAACGGTTCCGGCGGCGGCGGTggaggcggcggaggcggcggaggcggcAGTGGAGGAGGCGGAGGTGGCGGTAGTGATAACAATAATGGAACTTGCAACTGCAACCCCGGTGAAGCCCCTTCGATTTGCGGTCAGGATGGTTCTGACGGAGTTTTAATCGCACATGAAAACTGCAACCAATTCTACAAATGCTTCAATGGCAAACCCGTTACAATGGACTGCCCCGGGAACCTTCTCTACAACCCTCACAAGAGACTGTGTGACTGGCCCGAGAATGTTGATTGTGGAGACAGGGTAATTCCAGAATGTGATGACGATGATAACGGTGCTGGcggcggcggaggcggcggCGGCAGTGGAGGAGGTGGTGGAGGAGGCGGAGGTGGCggaggcggcggaggcggcgAAGGCGGCGGAGGCGGCAGTGGAGGAGGCGGAGGTGGCGGTAGTGATAACAATAATGGAACTTGCAACTGCAACCCCGGTGAAGCCCCTTCGATTTGCGGTCAGGATGGTTCTGACGGAGTTTTAATCGCACATGAAAACTGCAACCAATTCTACAAATGCTTCAATGGCAAACCCGTTACAATGGACTGCCCCGGCAACCTTCTCTACAACCCTCACAAGAGACTGTGTGACTGGCCCGAGAATGTTGATTGTGGAGACAGGGTAATTCCAGAATGTGATGACGATGATAACGGTGCTGGCGGCGGCGGCGGAGGTGGCggaggcggcggaggcggcggaggcggcAGTGGAGGAGGCGGAGGTGGAggaggcggcggaggcggcggaggcggcggaggcggcggaggcggcggaggcggcggaggcggcggaggcggcAGTGGAGGAGGCGGAGGTGGCGGTAGTGATAACAATAATGGAACTTGCAACTGCAACCCCGGTGAAGCCCCTTCGATTTGCGGTCAGGATGGTTCTGACGGAGTTTTAATCGCACATGAAAACTGCAACCAATTCTACAAATGCTTCAATGGCAAACCCGTTACAATGGACTGCCCCGGCAACCTTCTCTACAACCCTCACAAGAGACTGTGTGATTGGCCCGAGAATGTTGATTGTGGAGACAGGGTAATTCCAGAATGTGATGACAATGATAACGGttccggcggcggcggcggaggcggcggag gcggcggaggcggcAGTGGAGGAGGCGGAGGTGGCGGTAGTGATAACAATAATGGAACTTGCAACTGCAACCCCGGTGAAGCCCCTTCGATTTGCGGTCAGGATGGTTCTGACGGAGTTTTAATCGCACATGAAAACTGCAACCAATTCTACAAATGCTTCAATGGCAAACCCGTTACAATGGACTGCCCCGGCAACCTTCTCTACAACCCTCACAAGAGACTGTGTGATTGGCCCGAGAATGTTGATTGTGGAGACAGGGTAATTCCAGAATGTGATGACAATGATAACGGttccggcggcggcggcggaggcggcggag gcggcggaggcggcAGTGGAGGAGGCGGAGGTGGCGGTAGTGATAACAATAATGGAACTTGCAACTGCGACCCCGGTGAAGCCCCTTCGATTTGCGGTCAGGATGGTTCTGACGGAGTTTTAATCGCACATGAAAACTGCAACCAATTCTACAAATGCTTCAATGGCAAACCCGTTACAATGGACTGCCCCGGCAACCTTCTCTACAACCCTCACAAGAGACTGTGTGATTGGCCCGAGAATGTTGATTGTGGAGATAGAGTAATTCCAGAATGTGATGACGATGATAACGGTGCTGGcggcggcggaggcggcggCGGCAGTGGAGGAGGTGGTGGAGGAGGCGGAGGTGGAGGAAGCGGTGGTGGAGGAGGCGGAGCTGGTGATGGCGGAAGTGATGACAATAATGGAACTTGCAACTGCAACCCCGGTGAAGCTCCTGCGATTTGCGGTCAGGATGGTTCCGACGGAGTTTTAATCGCACATGAAAACTGCAACCAATTCTACATATGCTCCAATGGCAAACCCGTTACAATGGACTGCCCCGGCAACCTTCTCTACAACCCTCACAAGAGACTGTGTGATTGGCCCGAGAATGTTGATTGTGGAGACAGGGTAATTCCAGAATGTGATGACAATGATAACGGttccggcggcggcggcggaggcggcggag gcggcggaggcggcAGTGGAGGAGGCGGAGGTGGCGGTAGTGATAACAATAATGGAACTTGCAACTGCAACCCCGGTGAAGCCCCTTCGATTTGCGGTCAGGATGGTTCTGACGGAGTTTTAATCGCACATGAAAACTGCAACCAATTCTACAAATGCTTCAATGGCAAACCCGTTACAATGGACTGCCCCGGCAACCTTCTCTACAACCCTCACAAGAGACTGTGTGATTGGCCCGAGAATGTTGATTGTGGAGATAGAGTAATTCCAGAATGTGATGACAATGATAACGGTGCTGGcggcggcggaggcggcggCGGCAGTGGAGGAGGTGGTGGAGGAGGCGGAGGTGGAGGAAGCGGTGGTGGAGGAGGCGGAGCTGGTGATGGCGGAAGTGATGACAATAATGGAACTTGCAACTGCAACCCCGGTGAAGCTCCTGCGATTTGCGGTCAGGATGGTTCCGACGGAGTTTTAATCGCACATGAAAACTGCAACCAATTCTACATATGCTCCAATGGCAAACCCGTTACAATGGACTGCCCCGGCAACCTTCTCTACAACCCTCACAAGAGACTGTGTGATTGGCCCGAGAATGTTGATTGTGGAGATAGAGTAATTCCAGAATGTGATGACAATGATAACGGttccggcggcggcggcggag gcggcggaggcggcggaggcggcAGTGGAGGAGGCGGAGGTGGCGGTAGTGATAACAATAATGGAACTTGCAACTGCAACCCCGGTGAAGCACCTTCGATTTGCGGTCAGGATGATTCTGACGGAGTTTTAATCGCACATGAAAACTGCAACCAATTCTACAAATGCTTTAATGGCAAACCCGTTACAATGGACTGTCCCGGCAACCTTCTCTACAACCCTCACAAGAGACTGTGTGACTGGCCCGAGAATGTTGATTGTGGAGACAGGGTAATTCCAGAATGTGATGACAATGATAACGGTTCCGGTGGCGGCGGCGGAGGTGGCggaggcggcggaggcggcggaggcggcggaggcggcggaggcggcAGTGGAGGAGGCGGAGGTGGCGGTAGTGATAACAATAATGGAACTTGCAACTGCAACCCCGGTGAAGCCCCTTCGATTTGCGGTCAGGATGGTTCTGACGGAGTTTTAATCGCACATGAAAACTGCAACCAATTCTATAAATGCTTCAATGGCAAACCCGTTACAATGGACTGTCCCGGCAACCTTCTCTACAACCCTCACAAGAGACTGTGTGACTGGCCCGAGAATGTTGATTGTGGAGACAGGGTAATTCCAGAATGTGATGACAATGATAACGGttccggcggcggcggcggaggcggcggaggcggcggaggcggcggaggcggcggaggcggcggaggcggcggaggcggcggaggcggcAGTGGAGGAGGCGGAGGTGGCGGTAGTGATAACAATAATGGAACTTGCAACTGCAACCCCGGTGAAGCCCCTTCGATATGCGGTCAGGATGGTTCTGACGGAGTTTTAATTGCACATGAAAACTGCAACCAATTCTACAAATGCTTCAATGGCAAACCCGTTACAATGGACTGCCCCGGCAACCTTCTCTACAACCCTCACAAGAGACTGTGTGACTGGCCCGAGAATGTTGATTGTGGAGACAGGGTAATTCCAGAATGTGATGACAATGATAACGGTTCCGGCGGCGGAGGCGGCAGTGGAGGAGGCGGAGGTGGCGGTAGTGATAACAATAATGGAACTTGCAACTGCAACCCCGGTGAAGCCCCTTCGATTTGCGGTCAGGATGGTTCTGACGGAGTTTTAATCGCACATGAAAACTGCAACCAATTCTATAAATGCTTTAATGGTAAACCCGTTACACTGAACTGTTCCGGCGACCTTCTCTACAACCCTCACAAGAGACTATGTGATTGGCCCGAGAATGTAGATTGTGGAGACAGAGTAATTCCAGAATGTGATGACAATGACAACGGTGCCGGCGACGGCGGCGATGGAGGTGGTGGAGGTGGTGATGTTGGTGGTGATGGTGGTGATAGTGGAGCTGGTGATGGTGGTAGTGATGACAACGATGGAACTTGCAACTGCAACCCCGGTGAAGCACCTTCGATTTGCGGTCAGGATGGGTCTGAAGGAGTTTTAGTTGCTCACGAAAACTGCAATAAATTCTACTTATGTTCCAATGGAAAACCCGTCACAATGGACTGTCCCGGCAACCTTCTTTACAACCCTCACAAGAGACTATGTGATTGGCCCGAGAATGTTGATTGTGAAGACAGAGTAATCTCAGAATGTGATGACAATGATAATGATGCCGACGATGGCGTTGGAGGTGGTGGAAGCGGCGGAGATGATGGAGCTGGTGATGGCGGTAGTGATGAAAATGATGGAACTTGCAACTGCAATCCCGGTGAAGCACCTGCTATTTGCAGTCAGGATGGTTCTGACGGAGTGTTAGTCGCACACGAAAACTGCAACCAGTTCTACCTATGTTCAAATGGAAATCCAGTTACGCAAAGCTGCCCGGGCAACCTTCTCTACAATCCTTACAGAAGCGTATGTGATTGGCCAGAAAATGTTGATTGTGGAGATAGAGTTATTCCAGAAGTTGAAGAAAATGACAACGATAACGAAAACGGTGGAGGTGACGCCGGCGGTGATGGTGGTAATGAAGGCGACAATGACGGCGAGGATGACAATGACGGAACTTGCAACTGCAATCCCGGCGAAGCACCTGCGATTTGTGGTCAGGATGGTTCTGACGGAATTTTAGTTGCACACGAAAACTGTACCCAGTTCTACTTATGTTCCAATGGAAAACCCGTTTCATTGAGTTGTCCTGAAAACCTTCTTTACGATCCTTTTAAACAAATTTGCGATTGGCCAGAAAATGTGAATTGCGGAGATAGAGTAATTCCAGACTTGAtagaaaatgataataatgaggATACTTGCAACTGCAATCCTCGCGTAGCAAAAAAAATATGCGAAGGAGCCAACTCTGATGGAGCTTTAATAGCTCATGAACTTTGtcatcaattttataaatgttcttTCGGATCGCCAATAGCACTTTCTTGTCCTGTGGGTCTATATTACAATCCCTATAAAGAAATATGTGATTGGCCTCTAAACGTCGAATGTGGAGATAGGATAGAGACGTTAAGTGTCTCCCTAAATAAGCATTTGGACGCAGGTAGATTAAGACCTATacgtttttaa